One genomic region from Leifsonia poae encodes:
- a CDS encoding DUF2252 domain-containing protein — protein MSRAPGRLRFDHAHVVTHDENIEQGRAARAILPRSAHAVYEPAAGRDPLGVLDRQHRSRLPDLVPLRIARMLRDPFAFYRGTAAIQAADLAGAPTTGVGVVTCGDAHINNFGLFASPERAMVFDLNDFDEAAYGPWEWDVKRLVASVVIAARGRGASEEHVRRSAQHAAEAYRDGLHESLSQEVVVRFSRAAAVHDGRRFGKDTRKVVRDLVKSSEKRTSARLIGRITELAEDGSLHLVESPPRLTHVGPEIEGRVGELMDLYRATVSPDISLLLSQHTVTDVARRVVGVGSVGTRCFIVVLTGPRGEPLILQVKEATESVVHEFGLAPVQPVSGVDGETLAANHGYRVTANQRILQAVSDPFLGYVTLDGFGFYVRQFRDRNVSFEVAEMTDETFDDYAMSCATILARAHSRSPNGAFVSGYIGAGTAFTDAVVDWSLAYADQSLADFEALKAAVVAGRYHAAELA, from the coding sequence ATGAGCCGCGCTCCCGGACGCCTGCGTTTCGACCACGCCCACGTGGTCACCCACGACGAGAACATCGAGCAGGGGCGCGCAGCCCGGGCGATCCTCCCCCGTTCCGCCCACGCGGTCTACGAACCGGCTGCGGGGCGCGACCCGCTCGGCGTGCTCGACCGCCAGCACCGATCGCGACTACCCGATCTCGTGCCCCTGCGCATCGCGCGCATGCTGCGTGACCCGTTCGCCTTCTACCGCGGAACCGCGGCCATCCAGGCGGCCGACCTCGCCGGGGCGCCCACGACCGGGGTGGGTGTGGTGACCTGTGGGGACGCGCACATCAACAACTTCGGTCTGTTCGCCTCCCCTGAACGCGCGATGGTCTTCGACCTCAACGATTTCGACGAAGCCGCGTACGGCCCGTGGGAGTGGGATGTGAAACGGCTGGTCGCGAGCGTCGTGATCGCGGCCCGAGGGCGTGGGGCCTCCGAGGAGCACGTGCGGCGTTCTGCGCAACATGCGGCGGAGGCGTACCGCGACGGACTGCACGAGTCCCTGTCGCAGGAGGTGGTGGTGAGGTTCTCCCGCGCCGCGGCCGTGCACGACGGACGCCGGTTCGGCAAGGACACCCGCAAGGTGGTGCGAGACCTGGTCAAGTCGTCAGAGAAGCGCACCTCCGCGCGCCTGATCGGTCGCATCACCGAGCTCGCCGAAGACGGCTCCCTGCACCTGGTCGAGAGTCCGCCGCGACTCACCCACGTGGGGCCCGAGATCGAGGGCCGTGTCGGCGAGCTGATGGATCTCTACCGCGCCACGGTTTCGCCCGACATCTCGCTGCTGCTCTCGCAACACACCGTCACCGATGTGGCGCGCCGGGTGGTCGGTGTCGGCAGTGTCGGAACGCGGTGCTTCATCGTCGTGCTCACGGGTCCGCGCGGCGAACCGCTGATCCTTCAGGTGAAGGAGGCGACGGAGTCGGTGGTGCATGAGTTCGGGCTGGCACCGGTGCAGCCGGTCAGTGGCGTCGACGGTGAGACTCTGGCCGCCAACCACGGCTACCGGGTCACGGCCAACCAGCGCATACTCCAGGCCGTGTCCGACCCGTTCCTCGGCTATGTGACGCTCGACGGCTTCGGCTTCTACGTGCGCCAGTTCCGCGACCGCAACGTGTCGTTCGAGGTCGCCGAGATGACCGACGAAACGTTCGACGACTACGCGATGTCGTGCGCCACCATCCTCGCCCGGGCCCACTCCCGCAGCCCGAACGGTGCGTTCGTCTCCGGCTACATCGGCGCGGGGACGGCGTTCACAGATGCAGTGGTCGATTGGTCGCTCGCCTACGCCGACCAATCCCTGGCCGACTTCGAGGCGTTGAAGGCCGCCGTCGTCGCCGGCCGCTATCACGCCGCCGAACTCGCCTAG
- a CDS encoding NUDIX domain-containing protein gives MTEQPVADGASTEALSDDAVSPRITSSETVFAGRIWDVKRETFRYNDADITREYVDHTGAVAILALDDTDRVLLIKQYRHPVRHRDWEIPAGLLDITGEPPLTAAKRELAEEADLVADEWNVLAEFYTSPGGSDEAIRVYLARSVRPTADAFDREDEEADIEVRWVPLDEVVDAVLARRVQNPSLIVGVLAARAARESGWAQLGPADEPWPRHPKLG, from the coding sequence ATGACCGAGCAACCGGTCGCCGACGGAGCCTCGACCGAGGCGTTGAGCGACGACGCCGTATCGCCGCGGATCACCTCGAGCGAGACGGTGTTCGCCGGCCGAATCTGGGATGTTAAGCGGGAAACATTCCGGTACAACGACGCCGACATCACCCGGGAATACGTGGACCATACCGGCGCCGTCGCGATCCTCGCCCTGGACGACACCGACCGGGTGCTGCTGATCAAGCAGTACCGGCATCCCGTGCGGCATCGTGACTGGGAGATCCCGGCCGGGCTGCTCGACATCACCGGTGAGCCGCCCCTGACCGCGGCCAAGAGGGAGCTGGCCGAGGAGGCCGACCTCGTGGCCGACGAATGGAACGTGCTCGCCGAGTTCTACACGAGCCCCGGCGGCAGCGACGAGGCCATTCGCGTCTACCTGGCCCGTTCCGTGCGACCCACCGCCGACGCCTTCGACCGCGAAGACGAGGAGGCCGACATCGAGGTTCGCTGGGTGCCCCTCGACGAGGTGGTGGATGCGGTGCTCGCGCGCCGCGTGCAGAACCCGTCACTGATCGTGGGCGTGCTCGCGGCCCGTGCCGCCCGGGAGAGCGGCTGGGCGCAGCTCGGCCCCGCTGACGAGCCCTGGCCGAGGCACCCGAAGCTCGGTTGA
- a CDS encoding prephenate dehydrogenase yields MTVPSSSRITGPVRVVGAGLLGASVGLGLRARGVDVLLDDASPAHLSLAVDYGAGRPDDGSVEPQLIVVAVPPDLVARVVLAELAAHPDAVVTDVASVKMAPLAELQAAGADLTRYIGSHPLAGRERGGPISARADLFIGRPWVVCGRPGTDRASISLLESLILDLGASPVEMATDDHDAAVALVSHTPQIVASLMARRLSGSTDAALGLAGQGLRDVTRIAASEPELWVQILGANAPAVVEILHAYRDDLDRVLAALGDVDASGARRALAEELAGGNLGVSRLPGKHGQDRRYSPIVVLVDDRPGELGRLFTELGEIGVNLEDLRLEHSPGAQVGLAEIAVLPEHLQRTIEELSARGWRIAG; encoded by the coding sequence GTGACAGTCCCCTCTTCCTCCCGGATCACCGGACCGGTGCGTGTCGTCGGCGCTGGTCTGCTCGGCGCCTCCGTCGGGCTCGGGTTGCGTGCCCGCGGCGTCGATGTGCTGCTCGATGACGCCTCCCCGGCCCACCTGAGCCTCGCCGTCGACTACGGCGCTGGCCGCCCAGACGATGGCTCCGTCGAACCGCAGCTGATCGTCGTCGCCGTGCCGCCCGACCTCGTGGCGCGGGTGGTGCTCGCCGAGCTCGCCGCGCATCCGGATGCCGTCGTCACCGATGTGGCCAGCGTCAAGATGGCGCCCCTCGCCGAATTGCAGGCCGCCGGCGCCGACCTCACCCGCTACATCGGATCGCATCCGCTCGCCGGGCGGGAGCGCGGAGGCCCGATCTCGGCCCGTGCGGACCTGTTCATCGGCCGACCCTGGGTGGTGTGCGGTCGACCCGGCACCGACCGGGCGAGCATCTCGCTGCTGGAGTCGCTCATCCTCGACCTCGGCGCCAGCCCCGTCGAGATGGCGACCGACGACCACGACGCCGCGGTCGCCCTCGTCTCGCACACGCCGCAGATCGTCGCAAGCCTGATGGCCCGGCGCCTCAGCGGCTCGACCGACGCGGCCCTCGGCCTGGCCGGGCAGGGCCTGCGAGACGTGACCCGCATCGCCGCGAGCGAGCCCGAACTCTGGGTGCAGATCCTCGGCGCGAATGCGCCCGCCGTCGTCGAGATTCTGCACGCCTACCGCGACGACCTCGACCGGGTGCTCGCCGCGCTCGGCGACGTCGATGCATCCGGTGCCCGGCGCGCCCTGGCGGAAGAGCTGGCCGGCGGCAACCTCGGCGTCTCCCGGTTGCCCGGCAAACACGGACAGGACCGTCGATACTCGCCGATCGTCGTGCTGGTGGATGACCGACCGGGCGAACTCGGCCGGCTGTTCACCGAGCTCGGCGAAATCGGGGTGAACCTGGAAGACCTGAGACTCGAGCACTCGCCGGGCGCCCAGGTCGGCCTCGCCGAGATCGCGGTGCTGCCCGAACACCTGCAGCGGACGATCGAAGAACTCAGTGCACGCGGATGGAGAATCGCAGGATGA
- a CDS encoding pseudouridine synthase gives MQKVMAAAGVASRRVSEDLISAGRVTVNGETVTELGRRIDPLNDLVAVDGSAVQLDTSRRYVMLNKPVGVVSSLRDEQGRPDLSRFTAGYEERLFNVGRLDAETSGLLILTNDGELAHVLAHPSFGVTKTYIARVRGVVTPQTIATLTRGVELEDGPIVADRARLLERSSASRDSLVELTLHSGRNRIVRRMMAEVGHPVIELVRRQFGPLHLGTLRVGQMRDLTKVELGELLTISRRSGPQPQK, from the coding sequence CTGCAGAAAGTGATGGCCGCCGCCGGCGTCGCGTCGCGTCGCGTCTCCGAAGATCTCATCTCCGCCGGCCGGGTGACGGTGAACGGCGAGACCGTCACCGAGCTGGGCCGGCGCATCGACCCGTTGAACGACCTCGTTGCCGTGGACGGCAGCGCCGTGCAGCTCGACACCAGCCGACGCTATGTGATGCTCAACAAGCCGGTGGGTGTAGTGAGCTCGCTGCGCGACGAGCAGGGCCGCCCCGACCTCTCGCGGTTCACCGCCGGTTACGAGGAACGCCTGTTCAACGTCGGCCGGCTCGACGCCGAGACCTCGGGGCTGCTCATCCTCACGAACGACGGCGAGCTCGCGCATGTGCTCGCGCATCCCAGTTTCGGTGTGACGAAGACGTACATCGCGCGTGTGCGCGGCGTCGTCACCCCACAAACCATCGCCACGCTCACCCGCGGAGTCGAACTGGAGGACGGCCCGATCGTGGCCGACCGCGCCCGCCTGCTCGAACGCAGTTCCGCGAGCCGCGACAGCCTCGTCGAGCTCACCCTGCACTCGGGCCGCAACCGCATCGTGCGGCGCATGATGGCCGAGGTCGGGCACCCGGTGATCGAATTGGTGCGCCGCCAGTTCGGGCCCCTGCACCTGGGGACCCTGCGGGTGGGGCAGATGCGCGACCTGACTAAGGTGGAACTCGGTGAACTGCTGACCATCTCGCGTCGATCCGGCCCCCAACCGCAGAAGTGA
- the cmk gene encoding (d)CMP kinase, producing the protein MSTTTPETPTDSGVPTVVAVDGPAGSGKSSVSKASARRLGFAYLDTGAAYRALSWFVVQRRIDPTDSAAVVDALPDFDYRIGTDPDGYHVFVGEHDVTEAIRDPEVTAVVSAVARVPEVRGHLTGLFRTIMRNTPKPGIVVEGRDITTVVAPDAPVRILLTASEEARIARRSAELVGHSAAHVGEQLQRRDRADSRVVDFMNAADGVTTVDSTELDFDMTVDAVIAVVQKETHA; encoded by the coding sequence ATGAGCACCACCACACCCGAAACCCCCACCGACTCCGGCGTTCCGACCGTCGTCGCCGTCGACGGACCGGCCGGCAGCGGCAAGTCGAGCGTCAGCAAGGCGAGCGCACGGCGGCTCGGCTTCGCCTACCTCGACACCGGCGCCGCTTACCGCGCGCTCAGTTGGTTCGTCGTGCAGCGACGCATCGACCCCACCGACTCGGCCGCCGTCGTCGACGCGCTCCCCGACTTCGACTACCGCATCGGCACCGACCCGGACGGCTACCATGTCTTCGTCGGCGAGCATGACGTGACCGAGGCCATCCGCGACCCGGAGGTGACCGCGGTCGTCAGCGCCGTCGCCCGGGTTCCGGAGGTGCGTGGACACCTCACCGGACTGTTCCGCACCATCATGCGGAACACCCCGAAACCGGGCATCGTGGTGGAAGGGCGGGACATCACGACGGTCGTGGCGCCGGACGCCCCTGTGCGCATCCTGCTCACTGCCAGCGAAGAGGCTAGAATAGCTAGGCGTTCCGCGGAGCTCGTCGGCCATTCGGCCGCCCATGTCGGTGAGCAACTCCAGCGGCGCGACCGGGCCGATTCCCGGGTCGTGGACTTCATGAACGCCGCCGACGGTGTTACCACCGTCGATTCAACCGAACTTGACTTCGATATGACCGTGGACGCGGTCATCGCGGTCGTGCAGAAGGAAACCCATGCCTGA
- the scpB gene encoding SMC-Scp complex subunit ScpB: MTVENQQTVEGEVPPVLPEGIDIERSLEAILMVADEPMSVITLASAVSAPVKRVRAAVDALVADYDGSAGGIRRGFELREVGGGWRLYVRPEFDPVVADYVLAQNPTKLSQAALETLAVIAYKQPISRGAIASIRAVNVDSVVRTLLGRGLITEMFTDSETGAINYGTTDLLLTQLGVNSIDDLPKISPLLADGAEGFDGDVR, translated from the coding sequence ATGACGGTTGAGAATCAGCAAACGGTCGAGGGGGAGGTGCCGCCCGTTCTGCCGGAGGGTATCGACATCGAACGCTCCCTGGAGGCCATCCTGATGGTCGCCGACGAACCGATGAGTGTCATCACCCTCGCCTCCGCCGTCAGCGCCCCGGTGAAGCGTGTGCGCGCGGCAGTGGATGCGCTGGTCGCCGACTATGACGGCAGCGCTGGCGGCATTCGGCGCGGTTTCGAACTGCGGGAAGTCGGTGGCGGCTGGCGGCTCTACGTGCGGCCGGAGTTCGACCCCGTCGTCGCAGACTACGTGCTCGCCCAGAACCCGACCAAGCTCTCGCAGGCGGCGTTGGAGACTCTCGCCGTGATCGCGTACAAGCAGCCGATCAGTCGCGGCGCCATCGCCTCGATCCGTGCGGTGAACGTGGACTCCGTCGTGCGCACTCTGCTCGGCCGGGGCCTCATCACCGAAATGTTCACCGACAGCGAGACCGGCGCCATCAACTACGGCACCACCGATCTGCTGCTCACCCAACTCGGCGTCAACTCGATCGACGACCTGCCGAAGATCTCGCCGCTGCTCGCAGACGGCGCGGAAGGATTCGACGGCGATGTCCGCTAA
- a CDS encoding segregation and condensation protein A, with protein MVSADAEATPTESPSFRVALGDFEGPFDLLLSLITKHELDITEISLSRVTDEFISYLRALDSEHSLDEASEFLLVAATLLDLKVAGLLPQGELVDAEDVALLEARDLLFARLLQYRAFKEASAWFQSGLEAEATRHARTVRLEDKYRQRTPELVWTLAADDFAALATIALTPREIPVVGLDHLHAPLVSIREQAAHVVGMLRSGESLTFRQLIAGADQKGVVIARFLAVLELYRHAAIAFEQLEPLGELTLRWTAEHWSQENLSNLGADYDG; from the coding sequence ATCGTCTCCGCCGACGCTGAGGCGACTCCCACTGAATCCCCGAGCTTCCGGGTCGCGCTCGGCGACTTCGAGGGTCCGTTCGATCTGCTCCTGTCGCTGATCACGAAACACGAGCTCGACATCACCGAGATCTCGCTCAGCCGGGTGACCGACGAGTTCATCAGCTACCTGCGTGCGCTCGACTCCGAGCACAGTCTCGACGAAGCGAGCGAGTTCCTGCTCGTGGCCGCCACGCTGCTCGATCTGAAGGTGGCCGGGTTGCTGCCGCAGGGCGAGCTCGTCGACGCCGAGGATGTGGCGCTTCTGGAGGCACGCGACCTTCTTTTCGCCCGGCTGCTGCAGTACCGGGCGTTCAAGGAGGCGTCGGCCTGGTTCCAGTCCGGGTTGGAGGCCGAGGCCACGCGTCACGCGCGCACCGTGAGACTCGAAGACAAGTACCGCCAGCGCACGCCAGAGCTGGTGTGGACCCTCGCCGCCGACGACTTCGCCGCGCTCGCGACGATCGCGCTCACGCCCCGGGAGATCCCGGTCGTCGGCCTCGACCACCTGCACGCGCCGCTCGTGAGCATCCGGGAGCAGGCCGCCCACGTCGTCGGGATGCTGCGCTCGGGCGAGAGCCTCACCTTCCGCCAGCTGATCGCCGGCGCCGACCAGAAAGGCGTCGTGATCGCCCGGTTCCTCGCGGTGCTCGAGCTCTACCGTCACGCCGCCATCGCCTTCGAGCAGCTGGAGCCGCTCGGCGAGCTGACCCTGCGCTGGACGGCCGAGCATTGGTCGCAAGAGAACCTATCGAACCTGGGAGCCGATTATGACGGTTGA
- the xerD gene encoding site-specific tyrosine recombinase XerD, with the protein MSAEVGERAPAVEAAADSYLRHVAIERGLSANTVAAYRRDLGVYSAWLAANGVGTLRGVTAVTLSEFAIHLGSREVSPLTASSLARMLSTVRGFHRFLLDEGVVDEDVSRDIKPPKLASRLPKAITIEQVGALLAATDGDDLQSLRDKALLELLYATGARVSEAVDLNVDDVIDDEIVRLTGKGNKQRIVPLGSYARTAIDAYLVRARPALSARGKATPALFLGMRGARVSRQNAWLIIRAAAERAHLGVEISPHTLRHSFATHLLAGGADVRVVQELLGHSSVATTQIYTLVTADTLRDVYTSAHPRAR; encoded by the coding sequence ATGAGCGCCGAGGTGGGGGAGCGTGCTCCGGCCGTCGAGGCGGCCGCCGACTCGTATCTCCGGCACGTCGCGATCGAGCGCGGGCTCTCGGCGAACACCGTCGCTGCCTATCGCCGCGATCTCGGCGTGTACTCGGCCTGGCTCGCCGCGAACGGTGTCGGCACCCTGCGCGGGGTGACGGCCGTGACCCTCTCGGAGTTCGCCATCCATCTCGGCTCGCGCGAGGTGTCGCCCCTGACCGCGTCGTCGCTGGCCCGGATGCTCTCCACCGTGCGCGGGTTCCACCGTTTCCTGCTCGACGAGGGTGTCGTCGACGAAGACGTCTCCCGCGACATCAAACCGCCGAAGCTCGCCAGCCGGCTGCCCAAGGCGATCACCATCGAGCAGGTGGGCGCGCTGCTGGCGGCCACCGACGGGGACGACCTCCAATCCTTGCGCGACAAAGCACTGCTCGAATTGCTCTACGCCACCGGCGCGCGGGTGAGCGAGGCCGTCGACCTCAACGTCGACGATGTGATCGACGACGAGATCGTTCGCCTCACCGGCAAAGGCAACAAGCAGCGAATCGTGCCCCTCGGCAGCTACGCGCGCACCGCCATCGACGCCTACCTCGTGCGGGCGCGCCCTGCCCTGTCGGCACGCGGCAAGGCGACCCCGGCGCTGTTCCTCGGGATGCGCGGCGCACGGGTGTCGCGTCAGAACGCCTGGCTGATCATCCGGGCCGCCGCCGAACGAGCCCACCTGGGTGTGGAGATCTCGCCGCACACCCTCCGGCACTCCTTCGCCACACACTTGCTGGCCGGTGGCGCCGACGTGCGGGTCGTGCAAGAGCTGCTCGGCCACTCGTCCGTGGCGACGACGCAGATCTACACCCTGGTCACCGCCGACACCCTCCGCGACGTGTACACCTCCGCCCACCCCCGCGCCCGCTGA
- a CDS encoding ParA family protein has translation MDDASLAVRLGPTGRPFHSFAQPAPLKQHGPARIIALCNQKGGVGKTTTSISLGASLAEYGRRVLAIDFDPQGALSAGLGAQTHDVTTIYDLLLSRSKDPFEAIQHTGTPGLDIIPANIDLSAAEVHLVNEVAREQILASVLRKVSADYDVVLIDCQPSLGILTVNALTASHGVLIPLECEYFALRGVALLIETIDKVRERLNPAIELDGILATMYDSRTLHSREVLERVVDAFGDSVLETVISRTVKFPDASVAATPITQFAPEHAAAEAYRQLARELISRGAVA, from the coding sequence ATGGATGACGCATCCCTCGCCGTCAGGCTCGGACCCACCGGGCGTCCCTTCCACAGTTTCGCCCAGCCCGCGCCGCTGAAGCAGCACGGGCCCGCGCGCATCATCGCCCTCTGCAACCAGAAGGGCGGAGTCGGCAAGACCACCACCAGCATCAGCCTGGGGGCGAGTCTGGCCGAGTACGGCCGGCGCGTGCTGGCCATCGACTTCGACCCGCAAGGCGCGCTCTCGGCCGGGCTCGGCGCCCAGACGCACGACGTCACCACGATCTACGATCTGCTCCTGTCGCGCAGCAAAGACCCGTTCGAGGCCATCCAGCACACGGGTACGCCCGGGCTCGACATCATCCCGGCCAACATCGACCTGTCGGCCGCCGAGGTGCACCTCGTCAACGAGGTCGCCCGTGAGCAGATCCTCGCCAGTGTGCTTCGCAAGGTGAGCGCCGACTACGACGTCGTGCTCATCGACTGCCAGCCCTCGCTGGGCATCCTCACGGTCAACGCGCTCACCGCGAGCCACGGTGTGCTCATCCCGCTGGAGTGCGAGTATTTCGCGCTACGCGGGGTCGCCCTGCTCATCGAGACGATCGACAAGGTGCGGGAGAGGCTGAACCCGGCGATCGAACTCGACGGCATCCTCGCTACGATGTACGACTCGCGCACACTCCACTCGCGCGAGGTGCTGGAGCGCGTCGTCGACGCATTCGGCGACAGCGTGCTAGAAACGGTCATCTCGCGCACGGTCAAATTTCCGGATGCGTCGGTCGCCGCCACCCCGATCACTCAGTTCGCGCCCGAGCACGCGGCCGCGGAGGCGTATCGCCAGTTGGCGAGGGAACTGATCTCGCGTGGCGCCGTCGCCTAG
- the der gene encoding ribosome biogenesis GTPase Der translates to MPEGADDLVERLTDLDEELATQRAAALRSGLDDYELDEDDLGILETVSDDPDAITYLPALPVLAIVGRPNVGKSALVNRILGRREAVVEDTPGVTRDRVSYQAEWNGRKFTLVDTGGWEPDAKGIDASVAAQAEVAIDLADAVLFVVDANVGATSTDEHVVRLLRKTDKPVFLAANKVDDLRQEPNASALWSLGLGEPLPVSALHGRGVADMLDIVLRALPAVSAVAKQEVGGPRRVAIVGRPNVGKSSLLNKAAGEERVVVNELAGTTRDPVDEQVELGGKVWRFVDTAGIRRRVHLQQGADFYASLRTSTALEKAEVAVVVLDVSQPISEQDVRIIDLVLESGRALVLAFNKWDLLDDDRRRYLEREIDQDLAHVSWAPRVNISARTGRHLEKLVPALELALESWDTRIPTGKFNAFLAELTAAHPHPVRGGKQPRVLFGTQATSRPPTFVVFTTGFLDPGYRRYIVRRLREIYGFEGTPIQLNMRVREKRKR, encoded by the coding sequence ATGCCGGAGGGCGCCGACGACCTCGTCGAACGCCTGACCGACCTGGATGAAGAGCTCGCCACCCAGCGTGCAGCGGCCCTCCGCTCCGGCCTCGACGACTATGAGCTCGACGAGGACGACCTCGGCATCCTCGAGACCGTCAGCGACGACCCGGATGCCATCACCTACCTCCCGGCTCTGCCGGTGCTGGCCATCGTCGGGCGCCCCAATGTGGGCAAGTCGGCGCTGGTCAACCGAATCCTGGGCCGCCGCGAAGCCGTCGTGGAGGACACGCCCGGGGTGACCCGCGACCGCGTCTCGTACCAGGCCGAGTGGAATGGGCGGAAGTTCACCCTCGTCGACACCGGCGGCTGGGAGCCGGACGCCAAAGGAATCGACGCCTCCGTCGCCGCGCAGGCCGAGGTCGCAATCGACCTGGCGGATGCGGTTCTCTTCGTCGTCGACGCCAACGTCGGCGCCACCTCCACCGACGAGCATGTCGTGCGTTTGCTGAGGAAGACCGACAAGCCGGTCTTCCTCGCCGCGAACAAGGTGGACGACCTCCGCCAGGAGCCCAACGCTTCGGCGCTGTGGTCGCTCGGCCTCGGTGAGCCCCTCCCGGTCTCGGCACTGCACGGGCGTGGGGTCGCCGACATGCTCGACATCGTCCTCCGCGCGCTTCCGGCGGTCTCCGCTGTGGCCAAGCAGGAGGTGGGCGGTCCCCGCCGCGTCGCCATCGTCGGGCGCCCGAATGTTGGCAAATCGTCCCTGCTGAACAAGGCGGCGGGGGAGGAGCGCGTGGTGGTCAACGAGCTCGCGGGCACCACTCGCGACCCTGTGGACGAGCAGGTCGAGCTGGGCGGCAAGGTGTGGCGCTTCGTCGACACCGCCGGCATCCGACGCCGGGTGCACCTGCAGCAGGGCGCCGACTTCTACGCCTCGCTGCGCACCAGCACCGCTCTCGAGAAAGCCGAAGTCGCCGTCGTCGTGCTCGATGTGAGTCAGCCGATCAGCGAGCAGGATGTGCGCATCATCGACCTGGTGCTCGAATCGGGTCGCGCCCTCGTGCTCGCTTTCAACAAGTGGGACCTACTCGACGACGACCGCCGCCGCTACCTGGAGCGCGAGATCGATCAAGACCTCGCCCACGTCTCCTGGGCGCCCCGCGTGAACATCTCCGCCCGCACGGGGCGTCACCTGGAGAAGCTGGTTCCGGCCCTGGAGCTGGCACTCGAGTCGTGGGACACCCGCATCCCCACCGGCAAGTTCAACGCCTTCCTCGCCGAGCTCACGGCGGCGCATCCGCACCCCGTGCGCGGTGGCAAGCAGCCGCGCGTGCTGTTCGGCACACAGGCGACCAGCCGGCCGCCGACCTTCGTGGTCTTCACGACCGGCTTCCTCGACCCCGGCTACCGGCGCTACATCGTGCGCCGGCTGCGCGAGATCTACGGGTTCGAGGGCACGCCCATCCAGCTCAACATGCGCGTGCGCGAGAAGCGCAAACGCTAG